The Mercenaria mercenaria strain notata chromosome 8, MADL_Memer_1, whole genome shotgun sequence genome has a segment encoding these proteins:
- the LOC123565617 gene encoding uncharacterized protein LOC123565617: MSSGDEEDTGIVIDNGCGKIKAGFAGDDAPRCVIPNIVGSLESNTDYFIGDAAQSKRDVLTIKCPMSRGIIQNWDDMETIWNYIFHNQLHCSPAGKPVFVSEVPLNPGSNREGIAQIMFEKFNFSSLYTAPDPVFSMYAHGSVSGLVFSSGDAVTSVYSIFEGFPVPESVKRIDFGGLDVTELVSTCLSERGYHSLSPCAKDVFTVKDIKEKLCYVSKDYEKEKSKTVEEIAETYKLPDGQTVTLDEARFKCVEPMFQPSLFGLEHEAPATLIRKVIMNGDIDLRKSLCENIVLSGGNTKFPGFVERLKHELDVILPKSLNVNVRAPPERINTVWIGMSILASMSNYKAMWITKREYEENGPNIIHRNSV; encoded by the coding sequence atgtcGTCGGGCGATGAAGAAGACACAGGCATTGTTATAGATAACGGTTGTGGTAAAATCAAGGCGGGTTTTGCTGGCGATGACGCCCCGCGATGCGTCATACCAAACATTGTTGGCAGCTTGGAGTCAAATACGGACTATTTCATAGGTGATGCGGCACAGAGTAAACGCGATGTTCTAACCATCAAGTGCCCAATGTCACGTGGTATCATTCAAAACTGGGATGATATGGAAACAATATGGAATTACATTTTTCACAATCAGCTTCATTGCTCCCCAGCTGGAAAACCCGTCTTTGTTTCAGAAGTTCCATTAAATCCAGGCTCCAACAGAGAAGGAATTGCCCAAATTATGTTTGAAAAGTTTAACTTTTCGTCACTATATACCGCTCCAGATCCTGTGTTTTCCATGTATGCTCATGGATCGGTGTCTGGATTAGTCTTCTCTTCAGGGGATGCAGTGACCTCCGTTTATTCCATTTTCGAGGGTTTTCCTGTACCGGAGAGTGTCAAGCGTATAGACTTCGGCGGTTTGGATGTAACTGAACTTGTTTCTACATGTCTGTCAGAGAGAGGATATCATAGCCTGTCACCATGTGCTAAAGATGTGTTCACCGTCaaagatatcaaagaaaaactttgttatgTGTCCAAAGATTATGAAAAGGAAAAATCAAAGACTGTAGAAGAAATTGCAGAAACCTATAAACTGCCGGACGGCCAGACAGTGACCTTGGACGAGGCTAGGTTTAAATGCGTCGAGCCGATGTTCCAACCGTCTCTGTTCGGTCTCGAACACGAGGCTCCGGCAACTCTTATCCGGAAAGTGATCATGAACGGGGATATAGACCTCCGTAAATCTTTGTGTGAAAATATAGTTCTGTCTGGCGGAAACACGAAATTTCCAGGATTTGTGGAGAGATTGAAGCATGAGCTGGATGTTATTTTACCGAAATCTTTGAATGTGAATGTACGAGCGCCGCCCGAGCGGATAAACACTGTTTGGATTGGAATGTCAATCCTGGCGTCAATGAGCAATTATAAAGCAATGTGGATAACGAAACGAGAGTATGAGGAAAATGGTCCAAACATTATTCATAGAAATTCTGTGTAG